One genomic segment of uncultured Desulfobacter sp. includes these proteins:
- a CDS encoding alpha/beta hydrolase yields MKTYLICFFILLFVLLFWYGYVLLKPMPGAFVRYLAWTMTPAATVLRGSTNTGDATIHYVSYGCGPAVLLLHGGLSNRLIWFSQIPWLVAAGRQVVLPDTRGHGGSGLGSQELNYRLLASDAIHVLDKLNIQQADVIGWSDGGNTALQMGHYWPQRVKKMVVISGNFNPLGLIPDALGETHTQSCGLEYWFKRWWTGAGRRLVILEKRIKRMWLTRPMIKPVELKGIVLPTLVIIGEHDIISIGHAKQMAELLPHGVLEVIPGGHSTPVTHSVQVNEAIAIFFGIHGLAQ; encoded by the coding sequence ATGAAAACATACCTTATTTGTTTTTTTATTCTATTGTTTGTTTTGTTATTCTGGTACGGATATGTTTTGTTGAAACCCATGCCCGGTGCTTTTGTCCGCTATCTTGCCTGGACCATGACACCTGCCGCCACTGTATTGCGGGGAAGTACAAATACCGGGGATGCAACTATCCATTATGTCAGCTACGGTTGTGGTCCGGCAGTATTGCTCTTGCATGGAGGCTTGAGCAACCGTCTAATCTGGTTTTCCCAGATTCCATGGCTGGTAGCAGCAGGGCGACAGGTGGTGCTGCCGGACACTCGAGGTCACGGAGGTTCTGGACTTGGCTCTCAAGAATTGAACTATCGATTGCTCGCATCAGATGCGATCCATGTTTTGGACAAACTCAACATCCAGCAGGCCGATGTCATTGGCTGGAGCGACGGCGGAAATACAGCATTGCAGATGGGACATTACTGGCCGCAACGGGTTAAGAAAATGGTTGTTATTAGCGGGAATTTTAATCCTTTGGGCCTTATTCCCGACGCGCTGGGCGAAACGCACACACAATCCTGCGGATTGGAATACTGGTTCAAAAGATGGTGGACTGGTGCCGGAAGACGCCTGGTTATTCTGGAAAAGCGTATCAAGAGAATGTGGCTTACCCGCCCAATGATAAAGCCGGTTGAGTTAAAAGGGATTGTCCTCCCAACTCTGGTGATCATCGGCGAACATGACATCATCTCAATCGGACATGCAAAACAGATGGCCGAACTTTTGCCGCATGGCGTCCTGGAAGTCATCCCAGGCGGCCATTCTACACCTGTAACCCATTCGGTTCAGGTAAATGAAGCGATTGCCATTTTTTTTGGAATTCATGGGCTGGCCCAATGA
- the mprF gene encoding bifunctional lysylphosphatidylglycerol flippase/synthetase MprF, producing MIEKILHRIKPYIGFVLFLVAILIVHHELKVHSIEEIAADLVQVPMSVILLGVLLTGINYLCLTGYDFMALRYLGRTVRPRNVIMASLISFSISNNTGQALISGSSMRYRFYSLWGLSGMEIIKFSLFISLMYVLGATTLFSITTLTSPHLMAASLPLAHTVQWLAWSALAALAVYWCIIVFRKKPFIIRGMELFLPGPGLSMAQTIIVSVDLILSSFILYLFIHVHVDISFHSFLAVYIAAQILGLFSQVPGGLGVFEGAFLYLLGNDIPAFSVFAALLVFRLVYYFVPLVLSGAGLLTYELLQHRTLVKENAQATLGYLSRGIPHIFSILLVLAGGLLLVSGSTPTDRGALKWLYETLPLSVMEASHLIGSIVGLLLLFMARAVRLRIDAAYFGILVLLVTGAVSSLLKGFDWQEALVLGIFLILFLPSRRFFYRKSSLFTMPFSWSWLGFVGVVIMGTTWIGLFSYKHVEYTNDLWWRFAYNGDAPRFLRSSFILAVMVLSFCVYRLMRVRPQKAHLPTQEEIDELEPIVHNARDTQSHLALIGDKTILWGQNRESFLMYGTTPKFWIAMGDPVGKPESHDSLVWQFRETADKNGARIAFYQISKENLPLYLDLGLVLIKLGEEARVSLTDFDLKGGKRSGLRSTNNKFSKLSLEFRVLERDQVKAGIQGLHQVSDAWLKTRKADEKGFSLGFFSETYLCRSRCAVVMQGESILAFANLWETDSKEEISIDLMRYTPEAPGGIMEYLFIQLMLWGKSHGYHWFNLGMSPLYGLEKHPLAPLWHKVGNAVFKYGDNFYNFEGLHAYKEKFDPVWQPRYLATPALAAPAVLLSVTGMIAGSWKGIFTK from the coding sequence ATGATTGAAAAAATTCTTCACCGGATAAAACCCTATATCGGCTTTGTGCTGTTCCTTGTGGCAATCCTTATCGTACACCATGAACTCAAGGTGCACAGCATTGAAGAAATTGCAGCCGATCTTGTGCAGGTTCCCATGTCCGTCATTCTGCTGGGCGTCCTGCTGACGGGAATCAATTACCTGTGTTTGACAGGGTATGATTTTATGGCCCTGCGTTACCTGGGCAGGACCGTGCGGCCCAGGAACGTAATCATGGCATCTCTGATCAGTTTTTCCATCAGCAATAATACCGGACAGGCACTGATCAGCGGGTCGTCCATGCGATATCGATTTTACAGTCTGTGGGGTCTTTCCGGCATGGAAATCATCAAGTTTTCCCTTTTTATCAGCCTGATGTATGTGTTGGGCGCAACAACGCTTTTTAGCATCACCACGTTGACCTCGCCCCATCTGATGGCGGCGTCATTGCCCCTGGCCCACACCGTTCAATGGCTTGCCTGGTCTGCCCTGGCAGCCCTGGCAGTCTACTGGTGCATCATCGTGTTTCGTAAAAAGCCTTTCATTATAAGGGGCATGGAACTTTTTCTGCCGGGCCCCGGTCTCTCAATGGCCCAGACAATTATTGTCAGTGTCGATCTAATTTTAAGTTCATTTATTTTATATCTATTTATTCACGTTCATGTGGACATTTCGTTTCATTCTTTTCTTGCTGTTTATATTGCCGCCCAGATTCTGGGACTGTTCAGTCAGGTCCCTGGGGGACTCGGCGTATTTGAAGGGGCGTTTCTCTATCTTCTGGGGAATGACATCCCGGCATTTTCTGTTTTTGCCGCCCTGCTCGTGTTCCGGCTTGTCTATTATTTTGTTCCTCTTGTACTCTCCGGAGCAGGGTTGCTGACCTATGAACTCTTGCAGCACCGTACGTTGGTCAAAGAAAATGCCCAGGCAACCCTCGGGTATCTTTCCCGGGGGATTCCCCATATTTTTTCGATCCTGCTGGTTCTGGCTGGCGGATTGTTACTGGTTTCCGGGTCAACCCCAACCGATCGTGGTGCATTGAAATGGCTGTATGAGACATTGCCACTGTCGGTGATGGAGGCTTCCCATCTGATCGGCAGCATTGTTGGCCTTCTGCTGTTGTTCATGGCCCGGGCAGTTCGGCTGCGCATCGATGCGGCCTATTTTGGCATCCTTGTGCTGCTGGTCACAGGCGCCGTCTCCTCCCTGCTCAAAGGTTTTGACTGGCAGGAGGCCCTGGTGCTGGGAATATTTTTGATCCTGTTTCTGCCGTCCCGGCGATTTTTCTATCGAAAATCCTCATTGTTCACCATGCCCTTTTCCTGGTCATGGCTCGGGTTTGTGGGTGTTGTTATTATGGGCACCACATGGATCGGATTGTTTTCCTACAAGCATGTTGAATATACCAATGACCTTTGGTGGCGGTTTGCATATAATGGCGATGCACCCAGGTTTTTAAGATCTTCATTCATCCTTGCCGTTATGGTGCTGTCATTTTGTGTTTACCGCCTGATGCGGGTACGGCCCCAAAAGGCTCACCTGCCGACCCAGGAGGAAATTGATGAGCTGGAACCCATTGTTCACAATGCCCGGGATACCCAGAGCCACCTTGCCCTGATCGGGGATAAGACCATTTTGTGGGGTCAGAACCGTGAATCCTTTCTGATGTACGGCACAACACCAAAATTCTGGATTGCCATGGGAGACCCTGTGGGGAAACCGGAATCCCACGATTCACTGGTGTGGCAGTTCCGGGAGACAGCAGATAAAAACGGCGCCAGGATTGCCTTTTACCAGATCTCCAAAGAGAACCTGCCCCTGTATCTTGATCTTGGACTGGTGCTGATCAAGCTGGGAGAGGAGGCCCGGGTTTCCCTGACGGATTTCGATCTTAAAGGCGGAAAACGCTCAGGGCTGCGCAGCACAAATAACAAATTCTCCAAACTGAGCCTGGAATTTCGTGTTCTGGAACGTGACCAGGTAAAAGCAGGAATCCAGGGACTGCATCAGGTTTCAGACGCCTGGCTGAAAACCCGGAAGGCAGATGAAAAAGGCTTCTCCCTTGGATTCTTTTCAGAAACTTACCTTTGCCGGAGCCGATGTGCAGTGGTCATGCAGGGAGAAAGTATTCTTGCCTTTGCCAATTTGTGGGAAACCGACAGCAAAGAAGAGATATCCATTGATCTGATGCGGTATACACCAGAGGCACCGGGGGGTATCATGGAATACCTGTTCATTCAGCTCATGCTGTGGGGGAAAAGCCATGGGTATCACTGGTTCAATCTTGGCATGTCCCCTCTGTACGGACTTGAGAAGCACCCACTGGCACCGCTGTGGCACAAGGTTGGGAATGCGGTCTTTAAATATGGCGATAATTTCTATAATTTTGAAGGACTGCATGCATACAAGGAGAAATTTGATCCGGTCTGGCAACCGCGTTACCTTGCCACCCCTGCTTTGGCTGCACCCGCTGTTTTATTGAGTGTTACCGGAATGATAGCGGGCAGTTGGAAAGGTATTTTTACCAAATAA
- a CDS encoding zinc-dependent peptidase has protein sequence MFDWFADRRRKKLIQTPFPASWENIVRSNVAHFCMLENAQQDHLRNLVKVFVAEKNWVGAGGLELTDEIRVTIAAQACLLLLGLAHNYYRNVESIIVYPSTVVPPQRRPNFFDNTIAPAGIAHPIIGQAFQNGPVIIIWDAALSGGRHPECGHNVIYHEFAHKLDMLDGMADGTPPLQNRTEYHDWVLICSREYLRLKKDAGKGRKSFLDAYGATNEAEFFAVATEQFFDQPQRMRENTPDLYRVLQEYYNQDPYERMSRNTCTG, from the coding sequence ATGTTTGACTGGTTTGCCGATCGACGCAGAAAAAAACTCATCCAGACACCGTTTCCCGCCTCATGGGAAAATATCGTCCGCAGTAATGTGGCCCATTTCTGTATGCTGGAGAATGCCCAGCAGGATCACCTTCGTAACTTGGTAAAGGTCTTTGTCGCCGAGAAAAATTGGGTTGGAGCAGGCGGACTGGAACTTACAGATGAGATCCGCGTAACGATTGCGGCACAGGCTTGTCTGCTTCTTCTTGGACTGGCCCACAATTATTATAGGAATGTCGAATCCATCATCGTTTATCCTTCTACGGTTGTTCCCCCTCAACGCAGGCCGAATTTCTTTGATAATACAATTGCACCCGCCGGAATCGCCCATCCCATCATCGGCCAGGCATTCCAGAATGGGCCGGTAATTATCATCTGGGATGCTGCCCTGAGTGGCGGCCGCCATCCTGAATGCGGTCACAACGTGATTTACCATGAATTTGCCCACAAGCTTGATATGCTGGATGGCATGGCCGACGGAACACCACCACTGCAAAACCGGACTGAATACCATGACTGGGTTCTGATATGTTCGCGTGAATATCTGCGCCTTAAAAAGGATGCGGGCAAGGGCAGGAAATCTTTTCTTGATGCCTACGGTGCAACAAATGAAGCAGAATTTTTTGCAGTTGCCACCGAGCAATTTTTTGACCAGCCTCAACGAATGCGGGAGAACACACCTGATCTTTATCGTGTTTTGCAGGAATACTATAATCAGGACCCTTACGAACGGATGTCCCGGAATACCTGCACAGGTTAA
- a CDS encoding DUF1003 domain-containing protein, with amino-acid sequence MTLHSKNSNSISPLPGKPNQNYFRFHMPHRHLASIYGDNWFSLKAEAFARFFGTPVFLVAQTVIVAIWISMNAFGFTRFDVYPFILLNLAFSLQAAYAAPLILLAQTRQADRDKANADADAQHREALAIASDKRLEIAQQNTEQLMELMKQNT; translated from the coding sequence ATGACATTACACTCAAAAAATTCTAATTCTATCTCCCCATTACCAGGCAAACCAAATCAGAACTATTTCCGTTTCCATATGCCACACCGTCATCTTGCCTCGATTTATGGAGATAATTGGTTCTCGCTCAAGGCCGAAGCCTTTGCCCGCTTTTTTGGAACGCCTGTTTTTCTAGTGGCACAGACGGTGATCGTTGCAATCTGGATCAGCATGAACGCATTTGGTTTCACCAGGTTCGACGTCTACCCCTTCATTCTGCTCAACCTAGCCTTCAGTCTCCAGGCGGCTTATGCAGCGCCGCTGATTCTGTTGGCACAGACCCGACAGGCCGACAGGGACAAAGCGAACGCCGATGCCGATGCGCAGCATCGGGAAGCCCTTGCCATCGCGAGTGATAAGCGCCTGGAAATTGCTCAACAAAACACGGAGCAACTGATGGAACTGATGAAGCAAAACACCTAA
- the cls gene encoding cardiolipin synthase — protein MNPHLFSTFVLVTHWLIVAGLSVRVILRCPSVGVSLGWLAVISSAPFVGAAVYLMFGERRLGRQRAARVAASICSLQQWQAGLKNQYNGESIQIEVTAEPLRRYALNVLGFPALPGNNIELLNNFHAVFDAIVADIDAARNRCDLCFYIWHEGGRANDVVAALKRAAQRGVHCRALADAIGSKTFLRSSLARQLIHSGVKLRAALPTGPLRGLFVRRDLRNHRKIVVIDDCISYTGSQNLVDPRFFKQESGVGQWVDAIARITGPTALALDGIFGLDWSIETGRTWEPPPTAGNHSPAAAGATVQVVPSGPDLKPEAIHQLLLTAIYAARREIVMTTPYFVPDESMLTALLSAALRGVEVTLIVPAINDSLLVRHASVAHFDELMSAGVNIALFKGGLLHTKSLTIDGSISIFGSVNLDMRSMWLNSESSLVVYDTNFTGQLRLLQDTYLGSTDKLVLAAWRQRSAWRHFIENTFRLLAPLL, from the coding sequence ATGAACCCTCACCTATTCAGTACGTTTGTCCTGGTCACCCATTGGCTCATCGTGGCAGGGTTGTCCGTTCGGGTCATATTGAGATGTCCGTCCGTGGGCGTTTCATTGGGATGGCTGGCAGTGATTTCCAGCGCGCCCTTTGTCGGTGCAGCCGTGTACCTTATGTTCGGCGAACGGCGCCTTGGACGGCAAAGGGCAGCACGCGTGGCCGCGAGCATCTGTAGCTTGCAGCAATGGCAAGCGGGCTTAAAGAATCAATACAATGGGGAATCCATCCAGATCGAGGTAACAGCGGAGCCTCTACGACGATATGCCTTAAACGTCCTTGGTTTTCCGGCCCTGCCCGGAAACAATATCGAGTTGCTCAACAACTTCCATGCTGTATTTGACGCAATCGTGGCTGATATCGACGCTGCCCGCAACCGGTGTGATCTCTGCTTTTACATCTGGCACGAGGGTGGGCGTGCCAATGATGTTGTGGCCGCGCTAAAACGGGCGGCACAACGTGGCGTGCACTGCCGGGCCCTGGCAGATGCCATCGGCAGCAAGACATTTCTCAGGAGCAGCTTGGCCCGGCAGCTGATCCATTCGGGCGTGAAGCTGCGGGCTGCGCTGCCCACAGGGCCCCTTCGGGGCCTCTTTGTTCGCAGGGATCTGAGAAATCATCGCAAGATAGTCGTCATCGACGATTGTATTTCCTATACCGGCAGCCAGAATCTCGTTGATCCCAGATTTTTCAAACAAGAATCGGGAGTTGGACAATGGGTGGACGCAATCGCACGCATAACCGGCCCCACCGCCCTTGCCCTTGACGGCATTTTCGGACTGGATTGGTCCATCGAGACCGGCCGCACATGGGAACCGCCGCCCACCGCCGGAAACCATTCTCCCGCGGCAGCCGGAGCGACGGTTCAGGTTGTGCCTTCCGGACCGGATCTTAAACCGGAAGCCATTCACCAGTTGCTGCTGACTGCAATTTACGCTGCACGCCGGGAGATAGTGATGACCACCCCTTACTTCGTTCCTGACGAATCGATGCTTACCGCCCTTTTGTCGGCTGCCCTGCGAGGTGTCGAGGTCACTTTAATCGTTCCGGCTATCAACGACTCGCTGCTCGTCCGTCATGCGAGCGTTGCACACTTTGATGAACTGATGTCCGCCGGGGTGAATATTGCTCTTTTCAAGGGTGGTTTGCTTCACACCAAGAGTCTGACCATTGACGGTTCGATAAGTATCTTCGGCTCTGTCAACCTTGACATGCGCAGTATGTGGCTCAATTCCGAGAGTTCACTGGTTGTTTACGACACAAATTTCACAGGGCAATTGCGGTTGCTCCAGGATACCTACCTCGGCAGCACAGACAAACTGGTCCTTGCGGCGTGGCGACAACGCTCCGCCTGGAGGCATTTTATCGAGAATACATTCCGTTTGCTTGCCCCTTTGCTGTGA
- a CDS encoding VTT domain-containing protein codes for MGSGCALVLAGSLLAGPIQYALSRRLLRARVQGMINAKPSLAAIQRAVIRDEFRLQVLLRLTPLNPATVSYMLGAAGVGFPLFLLAFLASIPNLFIEVYFGHVGKHVARLASSDARTAHLHGLAIIGGLVVCIVVMILVSRIAHRSLLEAMATPASEKAEAQVGEV; via the coding sequence ATGGGCTCGGGATGCGCATTGGTCCTGGCAGGAAGCCTGCTGGCAGGACCAATTCAATATGCGCTGTCGCGCAGGCTCCTGCGGGCACGGGTTCAGGGAATGATCAATGCCAAACCGTCCCTGGCTGCCATCCAGCGCGCTGTCATTCGTGACGAGTTCCGCCTGCAGGTGCTTCTACGCCTGACGCCGTTGAATCCCGCAACCGTAAGTTATATGCTCGGTGCTGCAGGCGTCGGCTTTCCCCTGTTTTTGCTTGCCTTTCTGGCCTCTATCCCCAACTTGTTCATCGAGGTTTACTTCGGGCACGTTGGCAAGCACGTTGCCCGCCTGGCGAGCAGTGATGCACGAACCGCTCACCTGCACGGTCTGGCAATCATTGGCGGACTCGTCGTTTGTATTGTGGTCATGATCCTTGTTTCCAGGATAGCCCACAGGTCTCTTCTGGAGGCTATGGCAACACCGGCGTCCGAAAAGGCCGAAGCCCAAGTTGGTGAGGTATGA
- a CDS encoding YitT family protein, producing MGEAGTALGIGPVQIRGSGHLKRPDIGVKKESCLSRKKLKEAVKQKLESPGWHKILRILNQQLAITIGAVLNAFAYVLFQMPYNLAAGGVSGLGIIVNNLTGFSPGLFYFTANIPLFILGFFTLGKWRFLFTSTLAVVVFSGATEFFIVNMPTVFTEFPITENKLLATIYSGLLIGIGLGIIYRFGGTIGGTSIITRIIYNKTGFPMSQSGLYVDVIIIVVAGFVFNWETSLLAFLALLIAGISADFAMEGASQRRTLIIITQNPEPLRHAIINELKRGVTMWPVKGGYSGEERTLLYLTVLRSRVYDVKFIINRIDPDAFMVVGVAQQTWGGYTLKKKKVKAMASDHDADL from the coding sequence ATGGGTGAAGCCGGAACCGCGTTAGGCATCGGTCCGGTTCAAATCCGAGGGTCCGGCCATTTGAAACGACCGGACATTGGCGTAAAAAAGGAGTCTTGCTTGTCACGAAAAAAACTGAAAGAAGCGGTTAAACAAAAACTTGAATCGCCCGGTTGGCATAAAATCCTGCGGATTTTAAATCAGCAGTTGGCCATTACAATAGGTGCGGTGCTCAACGCCTTTGCCTATGTATTGTTTCAAATGCCGTACAATCTGGCTGCAGGCGGGGTATCCGGATTGGGCATTATCGTAAATAACCTAACCGGATTTTCCCCGGGTCTGTTTTATTTTACGGCAAACATTCCATTGTTCATCCTTGGCTTTTTCACCCTGGGTAAATGGCGGTTTTTGTTTACCTCCACCCTGGCGGTGGTGGTGTTTTCCGGCGCCACAGAATTTTTTATTGTCAACATGCCAACGGTTTTCACTGAATTCCCCATCACTGAAAACAAACTTTTGGCAACCATATACAGTGGTCTGCTCATTGGTATCGGTTTGGGTATTATCTACCGTTTTGGCGGCACCATCGGTGGCACATCAATCATTACCCGGATCATTTACAATAAAACCGGATTTCCCATGTCCCAGTCCGGCCTTTATGTGGATGTGATAATTATTGTCGTTGCCGGCTTTGTCTTCAATTGGGAAACGTCGTTACTGGCCTTTCTGGCGCTTCTGATCGCAGGCATAAGCGCAGATTTTGCCATGGAAGGGGCCAGCCAGAGGCGCACCCTGATAATCATTACCCAAAACCCCGAACCCCTGCGGCATGCCATTATCAACGAATTGAAACGCGGCGTGACCATGTGGCCGGTCAAAGGCGGGTATTCCGGAGAAGAACGCACCCTATTATATCTCACCGTACTGCGCTCCCGGGTCTATGATGTAAAGTTTATCATTAACCGGATCGACCCCGATGCATTCATGGTGGTCGGAGTCGCCCAACAGACCTGGGGCGGGTATACCCTGAAAAAGAAAAAAGTTAAGGCAATGGCCTCAGACCATGATGCAGACCTCTAA
- a CDS encoding SWIM zinc finger family protein, translated as MHYGYPKYVTVAEKRAKAEKKLAALKKKNPGIQPVVIEGQTLTKTWWGKAWNKNLERYADYANRIGRGRSYVRHKAVLDLQIQPGKVSGLVMGGEPSPYRVTVTINPIPQKQWQRIKDQCKGKMESIKQLMAGKFPKALEDLFTQKEKGLFPSPKEIELDCSCPDRAVMCKHVAAVLYGIGARLDQDPGLFFVLRKAKVNELISETVKETKKDLLSRSEKKSSRVIDEESPNLSDMFGIDLDMDGSASLPLAVPESPGKAAPKSGKPRTGKSKPKRPKAPRAEKNSPRSAGTGKKTASPKIKDAAGIETLFRRRTKRHTTAAEVIEKSDMAPQKVRNILSGLIRKGKLERVSRGVYKWVKPEPR; from the coding sequence ATGCATTACGGGTATCCCAAATACGTGACCGTGGCAGAAAAACGGGCAAAGGCTGAAAAAAAACTTGCGGCCTTAAAAAAGAAAAACCCCGGTATTCAGCCCGTGGTCATTGAGGGCCAGACCCTTACAAAAACATGGTGGGGCAAAGCCTGGAACAAAAACCTGGAACGGTACGCCGATTATGCTAACCGGATCGGCCGGGGCCGCAGCTATGTCCGGCACAAAGCAGTTCTGGATCTTCAGATTCAACCGGGCAAGGTCTCAGGCCTGGTCATGGGAGGCGAGCCCTCCCCCTACCGGGTCACAGTCACCATCAACCCCATTCCCCAAAAACAATGGCAGCGCATCAAAGATCAGTGCAAGGGGAAAATGGAAAGCATCAAACAACTGATGGCGGGCAAGTTTCCCAAGGCACTTGAAGATCTGTTTACCCAGAAAGAAAAAGGTCTTTTCCCCTCTCCCAAAGAGATTGAACTCGATTGCTCCTGCCCGGACAGGGCAGTTATGTGCAAACATGTGGCAGCCGTACTGTATGGGATCGGTGCCCGTCTAGACCAGGACCCGGGCCTGTTCTTCGTGTTGAGAAAGGCAAAGGTCAATGAGTTGATCTCCGAAACCGTCAAAGAGACAAAGAAGGATCTTTTGAGCCGGTCTGAGAAGAAATCCTCAAGAGTCATTGATGAAGAAAGCCCGAACCTCTCAGATATGTTCGGCATCGACCTTGATATGGACGGATCAGCATCCTTACCGCTGGCCGTGCCTGAATCACCCGGTAAAGCAGCCCCCAAATCCGGGAAACCAAGGACTGGGAAGTCAAAACCGAAAAGACCAAAGGCCCCAAGGGCCGAAAAAAATTCCCCCCGGTCCGCCGGCACCGGCAAGAAAACCGCTTCCCCAAAAATCAAAGATGCCGCCGGCATTGAAACCCTGTTCAGGCGAAGGACAAAACGCCACACAACCGCGGCCGAAGTCATTGAAAAATCGGACATGGCGCCGCAAAAGGTCAGAAATATCCTGTCCGGCCTTATAAGAAAGGGCAAACTGGAACGGGTATCAAGGGGTGTTTACAAATGGGTGAAGCCGGAACCGCGTTAG